A single Rattus norvegicus strain BN/NHsdMcwi chromosome 5, GRCr8, whole genome shotgun sequence DNA region contains:
- the Pef1 gene encoding peflin, giving the protein MASYPDGQSYPGAAGQVPGPHPGGYYPGPPHGGGQYGSGFPPGGYGAPAPGGPYGYPSAGGTPSGTPGGPYGGGPPGGPYGGGPPGGPYGQAHPSPYGTQPPGPYGQGGVPPNVDPEAYSWFQSVDADHSGYISLKELKQALVNSNWSSFNDETCLMMINMFDKTKTGRIDVVGFSALWKFLQQWKNLFQQYDRDHSGSISSTELQQALSQMGYNLSPQFTQLLVSRYCTRSAIPAMQLDCFIKVCTQLQVLTEAFREKDTAVQGNIRLSFEDFVTMTASRML; this is encoded by the exons AGTtacccaggagctgcaggacagGTACCTGGACCACACCCCGGTGGCTACTATCCTGGACCTCCCCATGGTGGGGGCCAGTATGGCAGTGGATTCCCCCCTGGTGGTTACGGAGCTCCTGCCCCTGGAGGACCCTATGGCTACCCCAGTGCTGGAGGAACCCCCTCTGGAACTCCAGGCGGACCATATGGCGGTGGACCTCCAGGAGGCCCCTATGGTGGTGGACCTCCAGGAGGCCCCTATGGTCAGGCACATCCAAGTCCCTATGGTACCCAGCCGCCTGGACCTTATGGACAGG GTGGCGTCCCCCCCAATGTCGATCCTGAGGCCTACTCCTGGTTCCAGTCAGTGGATGCCGACCACAGTGGCTATATCTCACTCAAGGAGCTGAAGCAGGCCCTGGTCAACTCCAACTGGTCCTCATTCAATGATGAGACGTGCCTCATGATGATAA ACATGTTTGACAAGACCAAGACTGGCCGAATTGATGTCGTCGGCTTCTCAGCCTTATGGAAGTTCCTCCAGCAGTGGAAGAACCTCTTTCAGCAGTATGACCGGGACCACTCGGGATCCATCAGCTCCACAGAGCTGCAGCAAG CGCTGTCCCAGATGGGCTACAACCTGAGCCCTCAGTTCACGCAGCTCCTGGTTTCCCGATACTGTACGCGCTCTGCCATTCCCGCCATGCAGCTGGACTGCTTCATCAAGGTGTGTACCCAGCTTCAGGTGTTGACTGAGGCCTTCCGGGAGAAGGATACGGCTGTACAGGGCAACATCCGGCTCAGCTTTGAGGACTTTGTCACCATGACGGCTTCAAGGATGCTATGA
- the Hcrtr1 gene encoding orexin/Hypocretin receptor type 1, protein MEPSATPGAQPGVPTSSGEPFHLPPDYEDEFLRYLWRDYLYPKQYEWVLIAAYVAVFLIALVGNTLVCLAVWRNHHMRTVTNYFIVNLSLADVLVTAICLPASLLVDITESWLFGHALCKVIPYLQAVSVSVAVLTLSFIALDRWYAICHPLLFKSTARRARGSILGIWAVSLAVMVPQAAVMECSSVLPELANRTRLFSVCDERWADELYPKIYHSCFFFVTYLAPLGLMGMAYFQIFRKLWGPQIPGTTSALVRNWKRPSEQLEAQHQGLCTEPQPRARAFLAEVKQMRARRKTAKMLMVVLLVFALCYLPISVLNVLKRVFGMFRQASDREAVYACFTFSHWLVYANSAANPIIYNFLSGKFREQFKAAFSCCLPGLGPSSSARHKSLSLQSRCSVSKVSEHVVLTTVTTVLS, encoded by the exons ATGGAACCCTCAGCCACGCCTGGGGCCCAGCCCGGAGTCCCCACTAGCAGTGGGGAACCCTTCCACCTGCCTCCAGACTATGAGGACGAGTTCCTCCGCTACCTGTGGCGCGATTATCTCTATCCGAAGCAGTACGAGTGGGTTCTCATCGCGGCCTACGTGGCCGTGTTTCTCATAGCCTTGGTGGGCAACACTCTGG TCTGCCTGGCTGTGTGGCGGAACCACCACATGAGGACAGTCACCAACTACTTCATTGTCAACCTGTCCCTGGCAGATGTGCTGGTGACTgccatctgcctgcctgccagcctgttAGTGGACATCACCGAATCATGGCTCTTCGGCCATGCCTTGTGCAAGGTCATCCCCTATCTCCAG GCCGTGTCGGTGTCAGTGGCAGTGCTGACTCTCAGCTTCATCGCCCTGGACCGCTGGTATGCCATCTGCCACCCTCTGCTGTTCAAGAGCACAGCTCGCCGTGCCCGTGGCTCCATCCTGGGCATCTGGGCTGTGTCGCTGGCTGTCATGGTGCCCCAGGCCGCTGTCATGGAATGCAGCAGTGTTCTGCCCGAGCTAGCCAATCGCACACGGCTCTTCTCTGTCTGTGATGAGCGCTGGGCAG ATGAACTCTACCCTAAGATCTACCACAGCTGCTTCTTCTTTGTCACCTACCTGGCCCCGCTGGGCCTCATGGGCATGGCCTATTTCCAGATCTTCCGCAAGCTCTGGGGCCCCCAG aTCCCGGGTACCACATCGGCCTTGGTGCGGAACTGGAAGCGACCCTCAGAGCAACTGGAAGCTCAGCACCAGGGCCTGTGTACAGAGCCCCAACCCCGGGCCCGAGCCTTCCTGGCCGAGGTGAAGCAGATGCGAGCTCGGAGGAAGACTGCCAAGATGCTGATGGTGGTTCTGCTGGTTTTTGCACTCTGTTATCTGCCCATCAGTGTCCTCAATGTCCTTAAAAG AGTGTTTGGGATGTTTCGCCAAGCCAGCGACCGGGAAGCTGTCTACGCCTGCTTCACCTTCTCCCACTGGCTGGTGTACGCCAACAGTGCGGCCAACCCTATCATCTACAACTTCCTCAGTG GCAAATTTCGGGAGCAGTTCAAGGCTGCAttctcctgctgcctgcctggtCTGGGTCCCAGCTCCTCTGCCAGACACAAGTCCTTGTCCTTGCAGAGCCGGTGTTCTGTCTCCAAAGTCTCTGAGCATGTTGTGCTGACCACAGTCACTACAGTGCTGTCCTGA